The Geoglobus acetivorans genome window below encodes:
- a CDS encoding PH domain-containing protein, giving the protein MSEVPQEVLEVIDPGEEVLYCVKKKLKTELKPKFLAVTNRRVIYLDQKLLGRYDIQAVPYEKLEVAYYRKGKIGAEFILNSEEGDEIKLSWMDKSEAQDAIVAIRDALNAIAVEPVTIKKKKGLIGEEWEIRKPKELVTKSVQVTTPVTTSASVSEDPIEQLKKLKELLDAGIITAEEYEAKKQKLLEKI; this is encoded by the coding sequence GTGTCTGAAGTCCCACAGGAGGTTTTGGAAGTTATTGATCCGGGGGAGGAGGTTCTGTACTGTGTGAAGAAAAAGCTCAAAACCGAGCTGAAACCGAAGTTTCTGGCAGTTACCAACCGGAGAGTAATTTATCTTGATCAGAAACTCCTCGGTAGATACGATATTCAGGCTGTCCCGTATGAGAAGCTTGAAGTTGCATATTACCGGAAGGGAAAGATTGGTGCCGAGTTCATCCTCAACAGTGAGGAAGGAGATGAGATCAAGCTGAGCTGGATGGATAAAAGCGAGGCTCAGGATGCTATTGTGGCTATAAGGGATGCTCTTAATGCGATCGCTGTTGAGCCAGTTACCATTAAGAAAAAGAAGGGTTTGATTGGTGAAGAGTGGGAAATTAGAAAGCCAAAAGAGCTTGTAACAAAATCTGTGCAGGTGACAACTCCAGTCACCACCTCGGCATCGGTTTCAGAGGATCCTATTGAACAGCTCAAGAAACTTAAGGAGCTTCTCGATGCTGGAATTATCACCGCTGAGGAATACGAGGCGAAGAAGCAGAAGCTCCTTGAGAAGATATAA
- a CDS encoding DNA polymerase sliding clamp, producing MIEVELNGDDLKKLVKGLSLLVTEAKWRFNEYGLKVVAVDPANVAMIITSIQADNFDIYSISDEEVVIGVDINRVNEITKNIPRGETVSITADVATLKIGFGKLEYSVALIDPAAVRKAPKVPNLDFKAEVVLDPAEFKRAIELAVKISEHAVLEVKDGEFVISAEGDIESIQIRFDGSNLISLEGGNARSMFGAEYLQMFSKVADKDDELHIHLGTDFPGKFSFVSDSCRVEYILAPRLEQGVY from the coding sequence ATGATAGAGGTTGAGCTGAATGGTGATGATCTGAAAAAGCTCGTTAAGGGTTTGAGCCTCCTCGTGACCGAGGCAAAGTGGCGCTTCAACGAGTATGGCCTGAAGGTCGTCGCTGTTGACCCTGCGAACGTTGCGATGATCATCACATCCATTCAGGCAGATAACTTTGACATCTACAGCATATCGGACGAGGAGGTCGTGATAGGGGTCGACATCAACAGAGTGAATGAAATCACGAAGAATATCCCCCGGGGAGAGACTGTCTCCATAACGGCAGATGTGGCCACGCTCAAAATAGGGTTTGGGAAGCTCGAGTACAGTGTCGCACTGATAGATCCAGCTGCGGTAAGGAAAGCTCCGAAGGTGCCAAATCTGGACTTCAAAGCTGAGGTCGTTCTCGATCCAGCTGAGTTCAAGAGAGCTATTGAGCTGGCTGTGAAGATCTCCGAGCATGCGGTTCTCGAGGTGAAGGACGGCGAGTTCGTGATCTCAGCCGAAGGCGACATCGAATCGATCCAGATCAGGTTTGACGGTAGCAATCTGATCAGTCTTGAGGGTGGCAATGCGAGGAGCATGTTCGGTGCTGAGTACCTGCAGATGTTCTCGAAGGTTGCCGACAAAGACGACGAGCTGCACATCCACCTCGGGACAGATTTCCCCGGGAAGTTCAGCTTCGTCAGCGACTCCTGCAGGGTGGAGTACATTCTCGCCCCGAGGCTCGAGCAGGGGGTGTACTGA
- a CDS encoding nucleotide modification associated domain-containing protein, which translates to MTKLISELGQIFTECLEIARKKNRDYAGNRSPFHNFMLCETLGICSLEEGILVRMTDKMSRIANLLKKEADVREESIEDTLKDLINYSAILVAYLRTKRENND; encoded by the coding sequence ATGACTAAGCTGATCTCAGAGCTTGGACAGATCTTTACAGAATGTCTCGAAATTGCACGGAAGAAGAACAGAGATTACGCCGGTAATCGCTCACCCTTCCACAATTTCATGCTCTGTGAGACTCTCGGAATCTGCAGCCTCGAGGAGGGAATACTGGTTAGGATGACCGATAAGATGTCGAGAATTGCCAACCTGCTCAAGAAAGAAGCTGATGTCAGGGAAGAATCGATAGAGGACACACTGAAGGACCTGATAAACTACTCGGCGATTCTGGTAGCATATCTCAGAACAAAGAGGGAGAACAATGATTGA
- a CDS encoding terminase large subunit domain-containing protein: MNELISELSRDRKKLKKAIKDPVLFTQIFLNHRPHPAQEQILRDKRQFITIVAGRRFGKTKAMSFSAIHYAVTHPGSIQFILAPSYNQANIMFWETTSLLSKSILVHLVERVYKTPFSRIIFKNGSEIHARSTTKPEYLRGHKAHRVILDEAAYIPDDVVSQVVEPMLADYNGSWIKIGTPFGKNHFYDTYLKGQSEEFPDYSSYRFPSTANPHISHEFIEKKKQEYGENSIIFRTEYLAEFVEDQNAVFRWEDIQKNVASIELLDRGHPARRYVIGCDLAKYQDYTVIVVLDVTEKPFRLVHFQRFNRRPYAETIMRLKELYRRFNSPRVLIDSSGVGDPVLEDLQNIGAEGYVFTSKSKVQLIQRLQAVIENGEVKYPYIEELIKELQFFEYQLTRQGVKMEARQGFHDDCVIALALAVWAAEQFSGGYISVGYSRF; this comes from the coding sequence ATGAATGAGCTTATCTCCGAACTCTCAAGAGACAGGAAGAAGCTGAAAAAAGCCATCAAGGACCCAGTTCTGTTCACCCAGATCTTTCTCAACCACAGGCCCCATCCAGCACAGGAGCAAATCCTGCGAGACAAACGCCAGTTCATCACCATCGTCGCCGGCAGACGTTTCGGCAAGACGAAGGCGATGTCATTCTCTGCGATCCACTACGCCGTGACCCACCCAGGGTCCATCCAGTTCATTCTTGCCCCTTCATACAACCAGGCAAACATAATGTTCTGGGAGACTACGAGCCTGCTGTCAAAATCCATCCTCGTCCATCTGGTCGAGAGGGTTTACAAGACTCCGTTCAGCCGAATAATCTTCAAAAACGGCAGCGAGATTCATGCGAGATCAACAACAAAACCGGAATACCTCAGGGGCCACAAGGCCCATCGTGTGATCCTCGACGAAGCCGCCTACATTCCGGATGATGTCGTCAGCCAGGTTGTCGAGCCGATGCTCGCAGACTACAACGGTTCCTGGATCAAGATCGGAACGCCGTTCGGCAAGAACCACTTCTACGACACTTACCTCAAGGGTCAGTCTGAGGAATTCCCGGATTACTCGAGCTATCGCTTTCCGTCAACGGCAAACCCCCACATAAGCCACGAGTTCATCGAGAAGAAGAAGCAAGAATACGGAGAGAACTCCATCATCTTCAGAACTGAATACCTTGCTGAATTCGTCGAGGACCAGAATGCGGTGTTCAGGTGGGAGGACATCCAGAAGAACGTGGCGAGCATCGAACTGCTTGACAGAGGACACCCTGCGAGGCGGTATGTCATCGGCTGTGATCTTGCGAAGTATCAGGACTACACGGTCATCGTCGTGCTGGATGTGACTGAAAAGCCGTTCAGGCTCGTCCACTTCCAGCGTTTCAACAGGAGGCCCTACGCAGAGACCATCATGAGGCTGAAGGAACTGTACAGGAGGTTCAACTCACCCAGGGTGCTGATCGACTCGTCGGGAGTTGGCGATCCCGTGCTTGAGGACCTGCAGAACATTGGGGCTGAGGGCTATGTCTTCACTTCCAAGTCCAAGGTCCAGCTCATCCAGAGGTTGCAGGCGGTGATCGAGAACGGTGAGGTGAAGTACCCATACATCGAGGAGCTGATCAAAGAGCTGCAGTTCTTTGAATACCAGCTGACAAGACAGGGTGTGAAGATGGAGGCTCGGCAAGGGTTCCATGATGACTGTGTGATAGCGCTGGCTCTCGCTGTCTGGGCGGCCGAGCAGTTCAGTGGAGGGTATATCAGCGTTGGTTATTCTCGGTTTTGA
- a CDS encoding phage portal protein, producing MLKTIRKVSSIFKTKSADYRSERIQLFPFANLSNNLAFSTGVIGNYQNYEEAYFTSIDVSTAIDLIAHFAITEFQFSGSEQDVKKAETFSREMKLRTRLINDIRTMLIYGNAYEYLADSEIGIEMQFLNPKNVKVRIDEYGDIVAYVYSVAGEENDLQPERVLHFAYGRIGNSPYGYSLIHQVYNLLKLKQKLELMAAILSYKMGHPLLHAKVKNPAMIPEVEKVLQNRVQTNYDATNVEDQIAIVNQIVTDDAVDLNAISSQLDLRGLVEMIQYLQGQIDKALKVPRVFYGEPEGSNRASSYNQLKTFSLFLQSLRSAIKEELEAKLFPLLGLDVEIEFEEIVIEDEMIWGELAVKLYEAGIIDTNEARDIIGYPPLEEEQ from the coding sequence ATGCTTAAAACAATACGCAAAGTGTCATCAATCTTCAAAACCAAATCAGCCGACTATCGGTCAGAGAGGATCCAGCTCTTCCCGTTTGCAAACCTCAGCAATAACCTTGCATTCAGCACAGGTGTCATAGGCAACTACCAGAACTACGAGGAAGCGTACTTCACGAGCATCGACGTTTCGACGGCGATTGACCTCATTGCCCATTTCGCCATAACGGAGTTCCAGTTCTCCGGATCCGAGCAGGATGTTAAGAAAGCTGAGACGTTCTCAAGGGAAATGAAGCTACGGACGAGACTGATAAACGACATCAGAACGATGCTTATCTACGGCAACGCCTACGAATACCTTGCTGACAGCGAGATAGGAATCGAGATGCAGTTTCTCAATCCGAAGAACGTTAAGGTCAGGATAGACGAGTATGGTGACATTGTCGCCTATGTCTATTCTGTGGCCGGAGAGGAAAACGATCTGCAGCCCGAGAGAGTCCTTCACTTCGCATACGGTAGAATCGGCAACTCACCCTACGGCTACAGTCTGATCCACCAGGTGTACAACCTCCTCAAGCTCAAACAGAAGCTCGAGCTGATGGCCGCAATTCTGTCCTACAAGATGGGACACCCACTCCTCCACGCCAAGGTGAAGAATCCGGCGATGATACCCGAAGTTGAGAAGGTCCTGCAGAACAGGGTCCAGACAAACTATGATGCGACGAACGTTGAAGACCAGATAGCCATAGTCAATCAGATTGTCACCGACGATGCTGTCGATCTGAACGCAATCAGCAGCCAGCTCGACCTGAGAGGGCTTGTTGAGATGATACAGTACTTGCAGGGGCAGATTGACAAGGCCCTCAAGGTTCCGAGGGTATTCTACGGCGAGCCTGAGGGAAGCAACAGAGCATCATCATATAATCAGCTTAAAACGTTCAGTCTGTTCTTGCAGTCTCTCAGATCTGCAATCAAGGAAGAGCTTGAGGCGAAGCTGTTCCCACTCCTCGGTCTCGATGTCGAAATAGAATTCGAGGAGATTGTAATCGAGGACGAGATGATCTGGGGTGAGCTTGCTGTAAAGCTCTACGAGGCTGGAATCATCGACACCAACGAGGCAAGAGACATTATCGGCTACCCTCCGCTTGAAGAAGAGCAGTGA
- a CDS encoding minor capsid protein: MPDYPVEPTKTRVLRDEYARKLKNLTESAKFKVISALGNGDVIEEAKTIVDQEIVSKSEPIVRKYNQKFYRKGGEFAGKQLKKHGIEVVLTPDVLEIVDQDIINELNNLTLDLIKGLGEDTKKRLAYELRTGLLQGESVPKLANRVRSVFDASKTRAEMIARTESIRAFNTAAIRRYERAGIKKYRWIVAWDERLCSKCAPLHNQVFRIGANPPPPLHPRCRCTVIPVLEKPVEEKPSEIIREITGDSELDEKISRALADYEKILNEERSFSRALNKYINGRAISVSEAEKRGKEYIKFFGKGGPEEVRSYIQNVLPYRVNSKVVERAGKVKIRTTAGRTYKGRYYHSRREIQISKHYGEKERTFMHEYGHHLDHTLYLDETRKFFIARVKKHGYRLEMLRKHEQYSHLGFDIFHFDGFDHIDPYAGRVYLGTYVDEHYKRLRKLIDNPKLIETDPDIRNSFHTELLSVGMEYFTREELMKELWEKDRELFGFILSLLRGK; encoded by the coding sequence ATGCCAGATTATCCAGTCGAACCAACGAAAACCAGAGTATTGAGGGATGAATATGCAAGGAAGTTGAAGAATCTCACAGAGTCTGCAAAATTTAAAGTTATCTCCGCTTTAGGTAACGGGGATGTCATCGAAGAGGCTAAAACGATAGTCGATCAGGAGATTGTTTCAAAGAGTGAGCCAATTGTCAGGAAGTATAATCAGAAGTTCTACCGCAAGGGAGGGGAGTTCGCAGGGAAACAGCTTAAGAAACATGGAATTGAAGTCGTTCTCACACCAGATGTCCTCGAGATCGTCGACCAGGACATAATCAACGAGCTGAACAACCTGACTCTCGACCTGATCAAGGGCCTTGGAGAGGACACGAAAAAGAGGCTCGCTTACGAACTGAGAACTGGTCTGCTTCAGGGTGAGTCCGTTCCAAAGCTCGCAAACCGTGTGAGATCTGTTTTCGACGCATCAAAAACGAGAGCTGAGATGATTGCAAGAACTGAATCGATCAGAGCGTTCAACACTGCAGCGATCCGGAGGTATGAAAGAGCTGGGATCAAGAAATACAGGTGGATCGTTGCCTGGGATGAGAGATTATGCTCCAAATGTGCGCCCCTGCATAACCAGGTTTTCAGAATAGGAGCCAACCCTCCTCCACCTCTCCACCCAAGGTGTAGATGCACGGTCATTCCTGTCCTTGAAAAGCCTGTTGAGGAAAAACCGAGCGAGATAATCAGAGAGATAACTGGCGACAGCGAGCTTGATGAAAAGATATCGAGAGCGCTTGCCGACTACGAAAAAATTCTCAATGAGGAGAGAAGCTTCAGCAGAGCATTAAACAAGTACATCAACGGAAGGGCAATCAGCGTTTCCGAGGCTGAAAAGAGAGGTAAAGAATACATCAAGTTTTTCGGCAAGGGAGGTCCGGAAGAGGTCAGGAGCTACATTCAGAACGTTCTGCCGTACAGGGTTAACAGCAAAGTTGTTGAGAGAGCCGGGAAGGTGAAGATAAGAACAACCGCAGGGAGGACATACAAGGGCCGGTATTACCACTCCAGAAGAGAGATCCAGATCAGCAAGCATTATGGCGAGAAGGAGAGAACGTTCATGCACGAGTACGGACACCATCTCGATCACACGCTCTATCTCGATGAAACGAGGAAGTTCTTTATTGCGAGGGTAAAAAAGCACGGATACAGGCTCGAAATGCTGAGAAAGCACGAGCAGTACAGCCACCTCGGTTTCGATATTTTCCACTTCGACGGATTCGACCACATAGACCCGTATGCTGGTAGAGTCTACCTCGGAACGTATGTGGACGAGCATTATAAAAGACTCAGGAAGCTCATCGATAACCCCAAACTCATCGAAACCGATCCAGACATAAGAAACAGCTTTCACACCGAGCTTTTGAGTGTTGGAATGGAATATTTCACGAGGGAGGAGCTGATGAAAGAGCTGTGGGAGAAGGACAGGGAGCTTTTCGGTTTCATTCTGTCTCTGCTTAGGGGAAAGTGA
- a CDS encoding HK97 family phage prohead protease, with product MELLIVKSLQVSDSEKNVYVEGYASAAVKDLDDEIITEEALKTAAEELKQEPYNKVFVNHKYDDIPIGKIVDAAVKTVDGVRKLWIKVVLNKAHPMFETVYRSLKDGFLDAFSIGFKALERAGNKIKRLKILEVSLVGIPANPEAVVDTVYEKMFRPCEDDILVKGVVPGHPWKYGKDSQNSWKKPSLSDFTDKSWDELSDSEKRSIAGHFAWSPKNPPEKFTDLKLPHHDPKTHAVVWRGVVAAMAALMGARGGIDIPSEDRKKVYDHLAAHYKEFGNEPPEFRFLEEFTAKLVEATGETDYGLPDSTNSTDPQPHLKSPNSKAANMSEEIEKKVEELTAEIERLKAENEELRKRLAEYEEKEKVAIIEKIKRVAAITKAEVNEEELKKANVIELKLVYADLADRVISHKTAEKVKTPVDNSEGFIETKWGRADARKVAELRKMLGIEGEV from the coding sequence ATGGAACTACTGATAGTAAAGAGCCTTCAGGTCAGCGACAGCGAGAAGAATGTTTACGTTGAGGGCTACGCTTCAGCAGCGGTCAAGGATCTCGACGACGAGATCATCACTGAAGAAGCACTGAAAACTGCAGCTGAGGAGCTGAAGCAGGAACCGTACAACAAGGTCTTCGTCAACCACAAGTACGACGACATCCCGATCGGAAAGATTGTAGATGCTGCGGTTAAGACTGTCGACGGAGTCAGAAAGCTCTGGATCAAGGTCGTGCTCAACAAAGCTCATCCGATGTTCGAAACCGTTTACAGGTCCCTCAAGGACGGTTTCCTCGATGCGTTCTCGATAGGCTTCAAGGCCCTTGAGAGAGCTGGAAACAAAATCAAGAGGTTGAAGATTCTCGAGGTGAGCCTCGTTGGCATTCCTGCCAATCCTGAAGCTGTTGTAGACACAGTTTACGAGAAGATGTTTAGGCCTTGTGAGGACGACATTCTCGTCAAGGGAGTAGTTCCTGGGCATCCGTGGAAGTACGGCAAAGATTCTCAGAACTCATGGAAGAAGCCATCTCTGAGCGACTTCACGGACAAGAGCTGGGACGAGCTTAGCGATTCTGAAAAAAGAAGCATAGCAGGACACTTTGCCTGGTCTCCGAAGAATCCTCCAGAGAAGTTCACGGACCTCAAACTACCTCACCACGACCCTAAAACTCACGCTGTTGTCTGGAGGGGTGTTGTTGCGGCGATGGCGGCCCTGATGGGTGCGAGAGGTGGGATTGACATCCCGAGCGAGGACAGGAAGAAGGTGTACGATCACCTTGCAGCACACTATAAAGAATTCGGCAACGAACCTCCGGAGTTCAGGTTCCTCGAGGAGTTCACGGCAAAGCTGGTTGAAGCTACTGGTGAGACCGATTACGGCCTTCCAGACTCGACGAACTCGACAGATCCACAGCCTCATTTAAAAAGTCCGAATTCAAAAGCGGCGAACATGAGTGAAGAGATAGAGAAGAAAGTGGAAGAACTGACAGCAGAGATCGAGCGACTCAAGGCAGAGAACGAGGAACTCAGGAAGAGACTCGCAGAGTACGAGGAAAAAGAGAAGGTAGCGATCATCGAGAAGATCAAGAGGGTTGCGGCCATCACCAAAGCCGAAGTAAATGAGGAGGAGCTGAAGAAGGCGAATGTCATCGAACTCAAGCTCGTTTACGCTGATCTCGCTGACAGAGTCATTTCTCACAAGACCGCCGAGAAGGTCAAGACTCCTGTCGACAATTCTGAGGGTTTCATTGAAACAAAGTGGGGCAGGGCTGACGCCCGGAAGGTTGCGGAGCTGAGGAAGATGCTCGGAATTGAGGGGGAGGTGTGA
- a CDS encoding structural cement protein Gp24, giving the protein MVLVYVEGRSIKATAGAAITAGQLVELTGDETVSPASAGSTKVLGVAMKDAAAGELVTVITEGVVEVTAAGAITAGARVQAAANGQVDAWSAAAAGDSAKIVGLAITSAAAAGDSIKIKLEV; this is encoded by the coding sequence ATGGTTCTGGTGTATGTTGAGGGGAGGTCCATCAAGGCAACTGCAGGAGCTGCGATAACCGCAGGACAGCTCGTCGAACTCACTGGCGACGAGACGGTTTCTCCGGCTTCGGCCGGATCGACCAAGGTACTCGGAGTTGCGATGAAGGATGCTGCTGCGGGTGAGCTTGTTACTGTCATCACTGAGGGCGTTGTTGAGGTGACCGCTGCAGGAGCAATAACAGCAGGTGCGAGAGTTCAGGCCGCTGCAAACGGTCAGGTGGATGCGTGGAGTGCGGCTGCGGCTGGAGATTCAGCGAAGATCGTCGGACTCGCAATCACCTCTGCGGCTGCGGCAGGAGATAGCATAAAAATAAAGCTGGAGGTGTGA
- a CDS encoding encapsulin: MTVITSDVLPAELLQAISDVVVVQARATRVGRNLVQTEKVDRGTQVYKYRKFTGFSDVQEIPEGAEFPLEGVTYTEATASIKKIGKGFFITREEYLGNKIHSIGQLARDAAEVVALKEDEMIINEFVNNAGKTQAAAAAWSSTGNPYDDVSAALAKLEEVNVKPDMLVLHPYEVADLRKIDANAKMSYAQLIEGLGLKVIATPKLSTGTGLLLDSKRAGVLVIAEDITIEGPEYRQENQSYLVNVFERIVPVVRYPDAVCKLTGI, translated from the coding sequence ATGACGGTCATAACTTCGGACGTTCTGCCGGCCGAGCTTCTGCAGGCGATAAGCGATGTCGTTGTTGTGCAGGCAAGAGCGACGAGAGTTGGAAGGAACCTTGTGCAGACCGAGAAAGTCGACAGGGGAACGCAGGTCTACAAGTACAGGAAGTTCACGGGATTCAGCGATGTCCAGGAGATCCCCGAGGGTGCGGAGTTCCCGCTCGAGGGCGTGACATACACTGAAGCAACCGCATCGATCAAGAAGATCGGTAAGGGGTTCTTCATAACCAGGGAGGAGTACCTCGGAAACAAGATTCACAGCATCGGACAGCTTGCGAGAGATGCTGCAGAGGTCGTTGCCCTCAAGGAGGACGAAATGATCATCAACGAGTTCGTGAACAACGCAGGCAAGACCCAGGCTGCGGCTGCAGCATGGAGTTCTACTGGTAACCCCTACGACGATGTTTCTGCCGCACTTGCCAAGCTTGAAGAGGTCAACGTGAAGCCCGACATGCTCGTGCTGCACCCGTACGAGGTGGCGGACCTCAGAAAAATCGATGCCAACGCCAAAATGTCCTACGCTCAGCTCATCGAGGGTCTTGGGCTTAAGGTCATCGCAACTCCAAAGCTTTCGACCGGCACAGGTCTGCTCCTCGACAGCAAGAGAGCCGGGGTTCTTGTGATTGCCGAGGACATAACGATTGAGGGGCCAGAATACAGGCAGGAGAACCAGAGCTACCTCGTCAACGTCTTCGAGAGAATCGTTCCCGTGGTCAGGTATCCGGATGCAGTCTGCAAGCTGACGGGAATCTAA
- a CDS encoding DUF7444 family protein — protein MKVRNVSNSVVYVADKTIEPGKTAELSKEEMAMSGVKALIESGELEIVEEKTEEKKREKKAQKKKSEP, from the coding sequence ATGAAAGTCAGAAACGTGTCGAACTCTGTTGTGTATGTAGCCGACAAGACTATCGAGCCAGGCAAGACTGCAGAGCTTAGCAAGGAAGAAATGGCAATGTCCGGTGTCAAGGCCCTCATCGAGAGTGGAGAGCTTGAGATCGTTGAAGAGAAAACTGAAGAGAAGAAGAGGGAGAAGAAAGCACAGAAAAAGAAGAGTGAGCCATGA
- a CDS encoding helix-turn-helix domain-containing protein yields MATQEEVLQAIVENNGAVSFKQLKERFGIGKSGSSWLPQRLRSLENKKLIYRLRIGNETFFIADPDLLEFESRGRPAGSIRINACMERKLLKVLRERKILTKWQLRVALGWDDKTFSKYLKSLLEKNMVIEWHTGTVTLYFTPDTLNDIINLYYEKLYSNFQC; encoded by the coding sequence ATGGCGACTCAGGAAGAGGTTCTGCAGGCTATTGTTGAGAACAATGGGGCGGTATCGTTCAAGCAGCTCAAAGAGAGGTTCGGGATAGGCAAGTCTGGCTCTTCTTGGCTTCCTCAGCGTTTGAGAAGTCTTGAAAACAAAAAGCTGATCTACAGACTGAGAATAGGGAATGAGACTTTCTTCATTGCAGATCCGGATCTGCTCGAATTTGAATCCCGTGGAAGGCCTGCAGGGTCGATCAGGATCAATGCGTGCATGGAGCGCAAACTCTTGAAGGTTCTCAGAGAGAGAAAGATACTGACGAAGTGGCAGCTGAGAGTGGCCCTCGGATGGGATGATAAGACTTTCAGCAAGTACCTCAAATCTCTTCTCGAAAAAAACATGGTCATCGAATGGCACACGGGGACGGTAACGCTCTATTTCACACCTGACACGCTGAATGACATAATCAACCTGTACTACGAAAAGCTCTACAGTAATTTTCAATGCTGA
- a CDS encoding RNA-guided endonuclease TnpB family protein, with translation MLISYKFRIYPLKTSEAKLNEQLEICRWLYNKLLEEVNKARKEGRKICWKDTQALIVRLKQEKPELKNVYSKVLQMVNYQLWSNIKALNELRKKGKKVGWLRYKTSPNSFKTLNFNQSGFKIDFERKKLVLSKIGEIPIKLHRPIEGRIKGVIVKKTKTEKWFAIVQTEVESKSLPKTGRVVGLDMGVNHFCVDSDGIAFENPKFIDKTLEKIKRVQKELSRKQKGSKRREKARLKLAKLYEKLNNQRLDFLHKLSRYYVNNYDIICVEDLNVKDLVENGNSPTLNRHIHDSAWTKFHTLLVYKAERAGRRVVRVNPTNTSKRCANCGYIVKNISLKDRSFACPNCGWEADRDYNASLNILDVGLGRSRTPVERESLSLVIPYRKVIEGQVLSMKREAPSVRAE, from the coding sequence ATGCTGATTAGCTACAAATTCCGCATCTATCCTTTGAAGACATCTGAAGCAAAACTAAATGAACAGCTTGAGATATGTCGCTGGTTATACAATAAGCTGCTTGAAGAAGTAAACAAGGCAAGAAAAGAGGGTAGAAAGATATGTTGGAAAGATACCCAAGCCCTTATCGTGAGGCTTAAGCAAGAAAAACCAGAGCTAAAGAACGTTTACTCAAAAGTTTTGCAGATGGTGAATTATCAGCTCTGGTCAAACATCAAAGCGTTAAACGAGCTGAGAAAGAAGGGGAAGAAAGTTGGGTGGCTTCGCTATAAGACTTCTCCCAATTCTTTCAAAACCCTAAACTTCAACCAGTCAGGTTTCAAGATTGACTTTGAGAGAAAGAAGCTTGTTCTATCCAAGATTGGTGAAATTCCGATAAAGCTTCATCGTCCGATTGAAGGTAGAATCAAGGGTGTAATCGTCAAGAAAACTAAAACCGAAAAGTGGTTCGCCATAGTTCAAACAGAAGTAGAATCGAAATCACTGCCAAAAACGGGAAGAGTAGTTGGTTTAGACATGGGAGTGAATCACTTCTGCGTAGATTCAGATGGTATAGCTTTCGAGAATCCGAAATTCATTGACAAAACTCTTGAGAAGATAAAGAGGGTTCAAAAAGAGTTGTCGAGAAAGCAGAAGGGGTCGAAGAGGCGAGAGAAAGCCAGACTCAAGCTGGCAAAACTCTACGAGAAGCTGAACAACCAGCGGCTGGATTTCTTGCACAAGTTGTCTCGTTATTATGTCAACAACTATGACATAATCTGCGTTGAAGATCTGAATGTGAAAGATTTGGTTGAAAATGGAAACTCTCCAACACTGAACAGGCACATTCACGATTCCGCATGGACTAAATTCCATACACTGCTCGTCTACAAGGCTGAAAGAGCTGGTAGGCGAGTGGTGAGAGTTAATCCTACAAATACGTCAAAAAGATGTGCCAACTGTGGCTACATTGTTAAAAACATATCCCTGAAAGATAGATCGTTCGCCTGTCCTAATTGTGGATGGGAGGCTGACAGAGATTACAACGCCTCCCTGAACATACTGGATGTGGGGCTGGGACGGTCCCGAACGCCCGTGGAGAGAGAGTCTCTATCCCTCGTGATTCCATATCGGAAGGTGATCGAGGGGCAAGTTCTCTCGATGAAGCGGGAAGCTCCGTCCGTAAGGGCGGAGTAG
- a CDS encoding DUF2080 family transposase-associated protein encodes MKPAKITVEGYEVIEKVVKDAGNSGRVYVPKSWVGKRVKIILLEPNE; translated from the coding sequence ATGAAGCCCGCAAAAATAACTGTAGAAGGGTATGAAGTAATTGAGAAGGTCGTAAAAGATGCTGGGAATTCAGGTAGAGTCTATGTTCCAAAGTCTTGGGTTGGAAAGAGGGTTAAAATAATCTTGCTGGAGCCAAATGAATAA
- a CDS encoding HK97 gp10 family phage protein has product MSIRITVKGLNKTKKELEKLDLSEIDKKLHEAVLELEGEIKQTAPVRTGRYRAAWASSRLGKLKYVISNNVEYAKYLIYGTSRMPVKHDVRGIIERWKGRLKRKLKL; this is encoded by the coding sequence ATGAGCATCAGAATAACAGTCAAGGGATTGAATAAAACAAAGAAAGAGCTTGAGAAGCTCGATCTCTCAGAGATCGATAAGAAATTACACGAAGCAGTTCTCGAACTTGAGGGTGAGATAAAACAGACTGCTCCTGTGAGAACTGGAAGATACAGAGCTGCATGGGCATCAAGCAGGCTTGGAAAGCTGAAGTACGTGATCAGCAACAATGTTGAGTACGCCAAATACTTGATTTATGGCACATCGAGGATGCCCGTGAAGCATGATGTTAGAGGAATAATCGAGAGGTGGAAGGGGCGATTGAAAAGAAAATTGAAACTTTAA